The following coding sequences are from one Augochlora pura isolate Apur16 chromosome 6, APUR_v2.2.1, whole genome shotgun sequence window:
- the Cog7 gene encoding conserved oligomeric Golgi complex subunit 7 isoform X1 — MTESFLTSNCHFQDVSAFSEDTFDVKDWINKTFKTAEAQENKDAFVSSLVMKLQLYVQQVNGALEETSQSVLSSLPRVLRDTQLLQLEALALREKMVAVKQEIEKAEKDTASSMATLERIDKIKTDLQNAKQGLHEADNWSVLANDVEEVFESGDVEAIANKLFSMQKSLAMLVNVIDYEDKKLQLEGLKNRLEAMASPRLVQAFTAANLEQAKVYVDIFNKMERLPQLLKYYHNCLKVSLGQEWRRTIELTQDENVTYWLHTYYDKLLSSWHDQVKWCHQVFPNTSIDILIDVYADLLKSLDPGIPECIEAVLKQYSHAMQLSLLLELKQITRHFAVNLHGAIDTSSQAKLPNQKLLSLAQAIYAPYIPYVVRYNVYETAQLDHQLRSMEFTQDDLSETINALSLSISRIMEYANEANKRCKLFTDGCGYPGLLKSLTSYFNKYLEKYQAVVWQLERKKVKHEDWNLFQMCLTLMQSIGDLLGHVQQFEKSLVIDITEANNKLQSTAIGVFSQYKKLLLNASSQTELENLVASFQREETTILDSIVKSIHKLCSDLHRATYEVIFAPIFTQLLLVQKAPAWSMDANKLTQLSADLPDYSFSPQEYITQVGQYLMTLPQHLEPFLLGENQSLTQALKAADPHYAQGSAETGFTGILLDIIAKRTCQMFLDQTLGLCQLSSAACKQLATDIDYLGNVFEELGLSLSENLQHMSQLLRLSPEDWQNGTSGCNARVVAAVRQMRNIASSG; from the exons ATGACCGAATCGTTTCTAACCTCAAATTGTCATTTTCAGGACGTGTCTGCGTTTTCTGAGGATACCTTCGACGTTAAAGATTGGATAAATAAAACGTTCAAAACCGCCGAAGCACAAGAGAACAAAGAT GCATTTGTTTCATCCTTGGTAATGAAGTTGCAATTGTATGTGCAACAAGTTAACGGTGCCCTAGAGGAAACCAGTCAGAGTGTTCTATCGAGTTTACCAAGAGTTCTAAGGGACACACAACTTTTGCAACTGGAAGCATTGGCTTTGAGGGAAAAGATGGTTGCTGTTAAGCAAGAAATTGAAAAG GCTGAGAAAGATACCGCATCCTCAATGGCAACTTTGGAAAGAATCGACAAGATAAAAACAGATTTGCAAAATGCTAAACAGGGTCTGCACGAGGCTGACAATTGGAGTGTCTTAGCAAATGATGTCGAAGAG GTATTTGAATCAGGGGATGTGGAAGCTattgcgaataaattatttagcatGCAAAAATCTCTGGCAATGCTTGTGAATGTTATTGACTACGAGGACAAAAAGTTACAATTAGAAGGTCTGAAAAATCGATTGGAAGCAATGGCCAGTCCAAGATTAGTTCAAGCATTCACTGCTGCTAACTTAG agCAAGCCAAAGTTTATgtggacatttttaataaaatggaacGTTTGCCACAACTTCTGAAATATTATCACAACTGCCTAAAAGTGTCCTTGGGTCAGGAGTGGCGAAGAACTATCGAGTTAACTCAGGATGAGAATGTTACTTACTGGTTGCACACTTATTACGATAAACTATTGTCAAGTTGGCACGATCAG GTGAAATGGTGTCATCAAGTATTTCCAAATACCTCGATCGACATCCTAATCGACGTATACGCCGATCTATTGAAAAGCTTGGATCCTGGCATTCCGGAGTGCATAGAAGCAGTTTTGAAGCAATATTCGCACGCGATGCAACTGTCTCTGTTGCTTGAACTGAAACAGATTACGAGACACTTCGCAGTGAATCTGCATGGCGCGATTGACACGTCGTCGCAGGCGAAGTTGCCGAATCAAAAATTGCTATCGTTAGCCCAAGCGATCTATGCACCTTACATTCCATACGTTGTGAGATACAACGTGTACGAAACTGCGCAACTCGACCATCAATTGAGATCGATGGAATTCACGCAAGACGATTTAAGCGAAACGATCAATGCGCTCTCGTTGAGCATCTCGAGAATAATGGAATACGCGAACGAGGCGAACAAAAGATGCAAATTGTTTACAGACGGTTGTGGATACCCCGGACTATTGAAATCTCTAACT agctactttaacaaatatcttgaaaaatatcaagCAGTTGTATGGCAATTAGAGCGGAAGAAAGTAAAACACGAGGACTGGAATTTATTCCAGATGTGCCTCACTTTGATGCAAAGCATAG gTGATCTCTTGGGACACGTCCAACAATTCGAAAAGTCTTTGGTAATCGATATAACCGAAGCCAACAACAAATTGCAGAGTACGGCGATCGGCGTGTTTTCGCAGTACAAGAAGTTGCTTTTGAACGCGTCAAGCCAGACCGAGTTAGAAAACCTGGTCGCATCTTTCCAGAGAG AAGAGACAACTATTCTCGATTCCATCGTAAAATCTATACACAAGCTCTGCTCGGATCTGCATCGAGCAACGTACGAGGTGATCTTCGCCCCGATTTTTACCCAACTATTGTTGGTGCAGAAGGCACCTGCTTGGTCGATGGACGCCAATAAATTGACTCAGTTGAGCGCCGATTTGCCCGATTATAGTTTTTCACCTCAGGAATATATCACGCAAGTTGGACAGTATTTGATGACGTTGCCGCAGCACTTGGAACCGTTTCTGCTTGGAGAAAACCAGAGCTTGACGCAAGCGTTAAAGGCGGCGGATCCGCACTACGCGCAAGGCTCTGCTGAAACTGGTTTCACTGGTATTTTGTTGGATATTATTGCTAAAAGAACGTGTCAAATGTTTCTGGATCAAACCCTGGGACTTTGCCAATTGAGCTCCGCCGCGTGCAAGCAACTGGCCACCGACATAG ATTACCTTGGTAATGTGTTCGAGGAACTCGGTCTGTCTTTGTCAGAAAATTTGCAACACATGTCTCAGTTGCTGAGATTGTCGCCGGAGGATTGGCAGAACGGCACTTCCGGTTGCAATGCCAGAGTGGTCGCAGCCGTTAGACAAATGAGGAATATCGCTTCGTCCGGTTAA
- the Cog7 gene encoding conserved oligomeric Golgi complex subunit 7 isoform X2, with the protein MDVSAFSEDTFDVKDWINKTFKTAEAQENKDAFVSSLVMKLQLYVQQVNGALEETSQSVLSSLPRVLRDTQLLQLEALALREKMVAVKQEIEKAEKDTASSMATLERIDKIKTDLQNAKQGLHEADNWSVLANDVEEVFESGDVEAIANKLFSMQKSLAMLVNVIDYEDKKLQLEGLKNRLEAMASPRLVQAFTAANLEQAKVYVDIFNKMERLPQLLKYYHNCLKVSLGQEWRRTIELTQDENVTYWLHTYYDKLLSSWHDQVKWCHQVFPNTSIDILIDVYADLLKSLDPGIPECIEAVLKQYSHAMQLSLLLELKQITRHFAVNLHGAIDTSSQAKLPNQKLLSLAQAIYAPYIPYVVRYNVYETAQLDHQLRSMEFTQDDLSETINALSLSISRIMEYANEANKRCKLFTDGCGYPGLLKSLTSYFNKYLEKYQAVVWQLERKKVKHEDWNLFQMCLTLMQSIGDLLGHVQQFEKSLVIDITEANNKLQSTAIGVFSQYKKLLLNASSQTELENLVASFQREETTILDSIVKSIHKLCSDLHRATYEVIFAPIFTQLLLVQKAPAWSMDANKLTQLSADLPDYSFSPQEYITQVGQYLMTLPQHLEPFLLGENQSLTQALKAADPHYAQGSAETGFTGILLDIIAKRTCQMFLDQTLGLCQLSSAACKQLATDIDYLGNVFEELGLSLSENLQHMSQLLRLSPEDWQNGTSGCNARVVAAVRQMRNIASSG; encoded by the exons GACGTGTCTGCGTTTTCTGAGGATACCTTCGACGTTAAAGATTGGATAAATAAAACGTTCAAAACCGCCGAAGCACAAGAGAACAAAGAT GCATTTGTTTCATCCTTGGTAATGAAGTTGCAATTGTATGTGCAACAAGTTAACGGTGCCCTAGAGGAAACCAGTCAGAGTGTTCTATCGAGTTTACCAAGAGTTCTAAGGGACACACAACTTTTGCAACTGGAAGCATTGGCTTTGAGGGAAAAGATGGTTGCTGTTAAGCAAGAAATTGAAAAG GCTGAGAAAGATACCGCATCCTCAATGGCAACTTTGGAAAGAATCGACAAGATAAAAACAGATTTGCAAAATGCTAAACAGGGTCTGCACGAGGCTGACAATTGGAGTGTCTTAGCAAATGATGTCGAAGAG GTATTTGAATCAGGGGATGTGGAAGCTattgcgaataaattatttagcatGCAAAAATCTCTGGCAATGCTTGTGAATGTTATTGACTACGAGGACAAAAAGTTACAATTAGAAGGTCTGAAAAATCGATTGGAAGCAATGGCCAGTCCAAGATTAGTTCAAGCATTCACTGCTGCTAACTTAG agCAAGCCAAAGTTTATgtggacatttttaataaaatggaacGTTTGCCACAACTTCTGAAATATTATCACAACTGCCTAAAAGTGTCCTTGGGTCAGGAGTGGCGAAGAACTATCGAGTTAACTCAGGATGAGAATGTTACTTACTGGTTGCACACTTATTACGATAAACTATTGTCAAGTTGGCACGATCAG GTGAAATGGTGTCATCAAGTATTTCCAAATACCTCGATCGACATCCTAATCGACGTATACGCCGATCTATTGAAAAGCTTGGATCCTGGCATTCCGGAGTGCATAGAAGCAGTTTTGAAGCAATATTCGCACGCGATGCAACTGTCTCTGTTGCTTGAACTGAAACAGATTACGAGACACTTCGCAGTGAATCTGCATGGCGCGATTGACACGTCGTCGCAGGCGAAGTTGCCGAATCAAAAATTGCTATCGTTAGCCCAAGCGATCTATGCACCTTACATTCCATACGTTGTGAGATACAACGTGTACGAAACTGCGCAACTCGACCATCAATTGAGATCGATGGAATTCACGCAAGACGATTTAAGCGAAACGATCAATGCGCTCTCGTTGAGCATCTCGAGAATAATGGAATACGCGAACGAGGCGAACAAAAGATGCAAATTGTTTACAGACGGTTGTGGATACCCCGGACTATTGAAATCTCTAACT agctactttaacaaatatcttgaaaaatatcaagCAGTTGTATGGCAATTAGAGCGGAAGAAAGTAAAACACGAGGACTGGAATTTATTCCAGATGTGCCTCACTTTGATGCAAAGCATAG gTGATCTCTTGGGACACGTCCAACAATTCGAAAAGTCTTTGGTAATCGATATAACCGAAGCCAACAACAAATTGCAGAGTACGGCGATCGGCGTGTTTTCGCAGTACAAGAAGTTGCTTTTGAACGCGTCAAGCCAGACCGAGTTAGAAAACCTGGTCGCATCTTTCCAGAGAG AAGAGACAACTATTCTCGATTCCATCGTAAAATCTATACACAAGCTCTGCTCGGATCTGCATCGAGCAACGTACGAGGTGATCTTCGCCCCGATTTTTACCCAACTATTGTTGGTGCAGAAGGCACCTGCTTGGTCGATGGACGCCAATAAATTGACTCAGTTGAGCGCCGATTTGCCCGATTATAGTTTTTCACCTCAGGAATATATCACGCAAGTTGGACAGTATTTGATGACGTTGCCGCAGCACTTGGAACCGTTTCTGCTTGGAGAAAACCAGAGCTTGACGCAAGCGTTAAAGGCGGCGGATCCGCACTACGCGCAAGGCTCTGCTGAAACTGGTTTCACTGGTATTTTGTTGGATATTATTGCTAAAAGAACGTGTCAAATGTTTCTGGATCAAACCCTGGGACTTTGCCAATTGAGCTCCGCCGCGTGCAAGCAACTGGCCACCGACATAG ATTACCTTGGTAATGTGTTCGAGGAACTCGGTCTGTCTTTGTCAGAAAATTTGCAACACATGTCTCAGTTGCTGAGATTGTCGCCGGAGGATTGGCAGAACGGCACTTCCGGTTGCAATGCCAGAGTGGTCGCAGCCGTTAGACAAATGAGGAATATCGCTTCGTCCGGTTAA